In Equus przewalskii isolate Varuska chromosome 6, EquPr2, whole genome shotgun sequence, one DNA window encodes the following:
- the LOC103547241 gene encoding olfactory receptor 5P3-like: MGTGNYTTVEEFILLGLTEDTTVCAILFIVFLGIYVVTLVGNVIIIILIRSSPQLHIPMYLFLCHLGFVDIGYSSSVTPVMLVGLLRRGTTLSAAGCVAQLCSGVTFGTAECFLLAAMAYDRYVAICSPLLYSTHVSPRICVLLVGISYLGGCVNAWTFTSCLLSLSFCGPNKVNHFFCDYSPLLKLSCSHEFTSEIIPAISSGSIIVVTVFIIVLSYVSILFSILKMHCTVGRHKAFSTCTSHLLTVTLFYGTITFIYVMPKSSYSTEQNKVVSVFYMVVIPLLNPLIYSLRNKEVKEAMRKLMARTQ; the protein is encoded by the coding sequence ATGGGGACTGGAAACTACACAACTGTGGAAGAGTTCATTCTTTTGGGGTTAACAGAGGATACTACAGTttgtgccattttatttattgtgtttctaggaatctaTGTGGTCACTTTAGTAGGCAATGTCATCATAATCATATTAATCAGAAGCAGCCCTCAGCTTCATATCCCAATGTATCTTTTCCTCTGCCATTTGGGCTTTGTAGACATCGGATACTCCTCATCAGTCACACCTGTAATGCTTGTGGGCCTCCTCAGAAGAGGAACTACTCTCTCTGCTGCTGGCTGTGTTGCTCAACTTTGTTCTGGAGTCACATTTGGGACAGCTGAGTGCTTTCTGCTGGCTGCCATGGCCTAtgatcgctatgtggccatctgctcGCCACTGCTCTACTCCACCCACGTGTCCCCCAGAATCTGCGTTCTCTTAGTGGGAATATCCTACCTGGGTGGATGTGTGAATGCTTGGACATTTACTAGCTGTTTATTAAGTCTGTCCTTCTGTGGACCAAATAAAGTCAATCACTTTTTCTGTGACTATTCACCACTTTTGAAACTTTCTTGTTCTCATGAATTTACTTCTGAGATAATTCCAGCCATCTCTTCTGGCTCCATCATTGTGGTCACTGTGTTTATCATTGTTCTGTCTTATGTCTCCATACTTTTCTCCATCCTGAAGATGCACTGTACTGTGGGGCGGCACAAAGCCTTCTCTACCTGCACCTCCCACCTCTTAACAGTCACTCTGTTCTATGGGACCATTACATTCATTTATGTGATGCCCAAGTCCAGCTActcaacagaacaaaacaaagtgGTGTCTGTATTCTACATGGTCGTGATCCCCTTGTTGAATCCCCTCATCTACAGTTTGAGGAACAAGGAGGTTAAAGAGGCCATGAGAAAATTGATGGCTAGAACACAGTAG